From a single Apium graveolens cultivar Ventura chromosome 2, ASM990537v1, whole genome shotgun sequence genomic region:
- the LOC141706176 gene encoding uncharacterized protein LOC141706176 — protein MARTRMTARKRVGDAREYRRLFVRQPPQVPDVLDPEAVEAYEREHDEALLAEIEVADPAPTVGLEVFEYPETDPEEDSEEDPTEPDTEIAPPEDIPYGSTEVSSPEMMRVDVHQRSIERLLDRISAAQARVAELESETGVADLMDRMIALQARVTALTEELEAELGASTPVRTPTSSPVPVSPARTETDDGMDPILDGVAATPANSPLPPPLPVISLAVHDWVVGRYAADLTAAEARITELRDQLSIERHMRIEARARRGYPSARRVRRTIRRIEQRTIGRIHRLSPQRDLVSRREVIRVVVRAMRRIRDVTHG, from the exons atggcccgaaccaggatgactgcccgcaaacgggtaggggacgcccgtgagtaccgtagactgttcgtccgccagccacctcag GTACCCGATGTGTTAGACCCTGAGGCTGTAGAGGCGTACGAGAGAGAGCATGATGAGGCCCTTTTAGCTGAGATCGAGGTAGCAGACCCTGCCCCCACTGTGGGCTTAGAGGTATTCGAGTACCCGGAGACTGACCCTGAGGAGGACTCAGAGGAGGACCCCACTGAGCCAGACACTGAGATAGCCCCTCCTGAGGATATTCCATACGGCAGCACGGAGGTTTCGTCTCCAGAGATGATGAGGGTGGATGTGCATCAGAGGTCGATAGAGCGTTTGTTAGATCGGATCTCAGCAGCCCAGGCTCGAGTCGCTGAGCTCGAGAGCGAGACGGGAGTAGCAGATTTGATGGATAGGATGATAGCTCTGCAGGCTAGAGTCACTGCACTGACTGAGGAGTTAGAGGCGGAGCTAGGGGCATCCACCCCAGTGAGGACACCCACCTCATCCCCTGTACCAGTTAGTCCCGCACGGACTGAGACCGACGACGGCATGGACCCTATTCTTGACGGTGTGGCAGCGACTCCTGCAAATTCCCCACTTCCACCACCCCTACCAGTCATATCCCTAGCAGTTCACGACTGGGTGGTAGGTCGCTATGCTGCTGATCTGACAGCGGCTGAGGCCCGTATTACCGAGCTGAGGGACCAGCTTTCCATCGAGCGGCACATGAGGATAGAGGCCCGAGCCAGGCGAGGATACCCCAGCGCCCGACGCGTGCGCAGGACCATTCGCCGCATAGAGCAGAGGACCATCGGTAGGATTCACCGCTTATCCCCCCAGCGTGACTTGGTGAGTAGGCGCGAGGTTATTAGGGTTGTGGTTCGCGCTATGAGGCGGATTCGTGATGTTACTCATGGCTAG